The following nucleotide sequence is from Streptomyces pactum.
CGGCGGTGGCCGTCCCGCCCTTCGACCAGCCGAACGCGCCCATGCGCCGGGGGTCGAGGGAGCCGAGCAGTCCCGCCGGCAGCTCCCGGTGGCCGGCGTCGGGATTGCGCCCGGCGGCGAGTTGCTCGACGCAGTCGAGGACGAAGCGCAGGTCGGCCGCGTAGTCCCCGGGCAGCGTCGGCGCCTGCTCGTCATCGGCCGGGACGGCGATCCGGCCGTCCGGGTACTCGGTGTAGGTGTCGTACTGGTGGGCCACCGTCACGACCGCGTAGCCGTGGCTGGCGAGTTCCTGGACCATGACGGTGTGGTCGCCCTGATGGCTGTGCGCGCCATGCGAGAACACGACCACGGGCAGCCGTCGTCCCGATCGCCGTACCGGAGCGCCCACGTGGCCGGCGGTGAGCGGCCCCAGGGCGGCCAGCTCACCCAGCCCGGCATCGGTGAGGAACGCCCGGAGTGCGCCGGCCGGCATCCAGGGTGCCACCGGGTACCGCCGGGTGTTCCGGGCGGGGTACCAGACGGTGGCCATCAGCTCGCGGAAGTGCCCGGGGCCCGCGATGCCGTCCGGACGGGACCGGTCGACCAGGTGCAGCTGGACCGTGCCCACCTGGTGCGGCCCGGTCGGCGCCGGCAGCGTGAGCCGTTCGGCGGCGGGCGTGCCCGAGTCCGCCCGCGCGGGGCCGGCGACGGCGGCGATCGGCAGAACGGTTCCGGCGCCCAGCGCGGCTCCGAGCACGCCGCGGCGCGTCATGCCCTTCCGGTTGGTGAACGGTGTGGTGGTCATGGACCCTCCCCCGTGCTGACGGTACGTCAACTGTGCCGCGACGGGCGGTCCGTGGGCACAAGGGCATGCTGCCACCTGATCCCGCCGCACCGTAACGGCCCACCGTGTGATGTCCCGCGAGGGCATTCCGTCCGGTGGAACTCCTCGCAGGCGGCGGCCCGGCCGTCGGCCCGCGCCGGGACCGGGTGGGCAATGCTTCCAGGTCACGTCCCGCCTGCCTCGCGACCCGGTCGTTGCCCGGTCCCGCCGGTCAGCCGTCGCGGGGCGCCGCGTGGGTGCGCAGGTCGAGGGTCCAGTTCTGGCCGACGAGATCGTGGCCGAAGCTGTGGTGGCGTTCCTCGTCGGCGAGGGTGAAGCCGAAGCTCTGGTAGATCGTGCGTGCCGCCACCAGCACGTCGTTGGTCCACAGCGTCACCCGCTCGTAGCCGGCCGCACGGGCGAAGGACAGGCACTCGGCGACCAGGCGGGTCCCGAGACCGGAGCCCCTGCCCTCCGGAGTGACGAGCAGCAGCCGCAGCTTGGCCGTCCCCGGCCGGTCACCGGCCACCAGGAAGACGCAACCCACCCGCCGGCCGCCGGACTCGGCGATCCAGGCCGCCTCCCGGTCCGGGTCGTGCCGGGCGCCGTAGCCGGCCACGATCGTGGCGACCAGGGCCTCGAAGTCGCGGTTCCAGCCGAACTGCCGGTGATAGCTCTCGCCATGGGCCATGACCACCCATCCCCAGTCGCCGGGACGGTCGGCTCGACGCACGACGACGTGTTCCTGATCTTGCTGTGGCATCGGCCGCCGCTCCCTCGCCCACCGACTGAAACGACTGTTTCAGTTAGGCCAGCCGCATGTCCCAGGAAGCGCCAACCCCCTCCGCCCGGCGGACCGAGCTGCTGGAGGCGGCGTACCGGTACGCCCTCACGCACGGCCTGAGCGACCTGTCACTGCGTCCGCTGGCCGAGGCCATCGGATCCAGCCCGCGCGTCCTGCTGTTCCTCTTCGGCAGCAAGGACGGTCTGCTGCGGGCGCTGCTGGCACGTGCCCGTGCCGAGGAAGTGGCGCTGGTGGACCGGGCCCGGCGGCCCGGACGCCCGGCCGGGCTGGTCCCGGCCGTCGAGGAGGTCTGGGCGTGGCTCGCCGCGAAGGAGCACCGGCCTCTTCTGCGGCTGTGGGCCGAGGCGTACGCGCGCTCCCTCGTCCAGCCCGAGGGGACCTGGGCCGGGTTCGCCCGTGCGACGGTGGAGGACTGGCTCGGCGTCCTGGCCGACTGCCAGCCACCGGCCGAACGTGACGGCGAGGACGGTGCCGCCCGCCGCACCCTGGCGCTGGCCGTACTGCGCGGCGCCTTGCTCGACCTCCTCGCCACGGACGACGAGAAGCGGGTCACCGCCGCCGTCGAGCGCCAGCTCGCCCTGCTGCGCGCCGGGACCGGGGGCGGGTGAGGGCAGCGCCCGCGCTCGGCGCCGGTCTCCTCCTCGCTCTCGCCCGGTACGGCAGCGGGCCTGGGCCGGCCGTGGGTTCGGGAGCAGCGGCCGACTGCTCTCCACCCGTCCGGCCGGCTCCGCGGAATGAGCGCGCGGCCGGTACTCGTTCCGGGCCGAACGCCCCGGTCCGCGAAGGTCGCCATCGCGCAAGAAACGGCTTGGCAGAGCTCCGCGTCGCCGCGTATAAAGGGTGGAACGCCTGGGCGACGGTCCGGGCGGGGAATGGCAGAAACGGCCCCGTAGCAGCTAGCGGGGCGGATTGCGCATCCGGTGGAAGAAAACGCAGCGCGGACCAGGCCGATTCGGTGAGGCCGACTGCGGAGCGGGCTCAGCGGCTCGCGAATCCTGAGCTCAGCGGCGACACGGATGGCCCGAGGGACTCATTTCCGAACGAGCTGCCCCTCGGTGAAGGTGGAATCCTTCTTCCCACCCCCGATTCCTCGAATCGGGGGTTCTTCTTTTCGGCCCGCCGTGGAGCGCCGGCTGCCCGTCGGTTCCGGCGTCACGGCGTTCCCGGCCGGGGCGGGCCCTGGACGGCGCTGCCTCAACGGCCCCTGCACGCCGATGGGTCCGCACCCGCCGTGCCCGGCACCGCCCGGCTGCGCACCCCGTACGGGACGGCTCCCGCCCCCACGCTCAGTCGACGCAGAACTCGTTGCCCTCGATGTCCAGCATCGGGATGCACGCGTCATGCCCGTCGTACAGCGTCCGCACGTGCACCGCCCCGAGGGCGACCAGGCGTGCGCATTCCGCCTCCAGCGCGGCGAGGCGCTCCTCTCCCACGAGCCCGGTGCCGACCCGCACATCGAGATGCACCCAGTTCTTCGCGGCCTTCCCTTCGGGGACGCGCCGGAAGTACAGCCGCGGGCCCACTCCTGAGGGGTCGATACAGGCGAACCAGGAATCCCGCCGCTCCGGTGGCCGCGAGCGCCGGTAGCCGTCCCAGGTGGCGAACCCCTCGGGTGGCGGCGGCACGACGTACCCCAATACCTCGCACCGGAAGCGAGCGAGACGTTCGGGTTCCGCACAGTCGAAGGTGACCTGGAACTTCCTGATCGCCGACACCGTGCACGGTACCGACGGCATTCGGGGTTCTCCACCGTTCTTTTCCGCGGAACGAAGGGAACAACGCGCCGGCCGGACGGCGGCACCGCCCTTCCTGCGCGCAGCGGAGGGCCGGGCCCCGCGGCTTCTCCGCGGCTTCTCCTCCGACGCATCGCGCGGCGCTCGGCGGCGGTGGCGCGTGGCAGCATGGGCCCGGTGGACGAGGGTGAGAAGGGGACGGGCGGCGCGGCGGAGGGCCCGGGTCGCGGCTCCGACTTCCTCCAGCTGGACATCGGGGACGCGCCGGCCGGCGGCAAGGCCGAGTGGCTGGCCCGGCGGCTGCGGCAGGCGATAGCGGACGGCCGGCTCGCGGTGGACAGCAGACTGCCGCCCACCCGGGTGCTCGCCGCCGAACTCCGCGTCTCCCGGGGGGTGGTGACCGAGGCGTACCGGCGGCTCGCCGAGGACGGCCATGTGCAGGGGCGCCGGCGCGGTGGCACGGTGGTGGTCGCGGCCCCCTCGCCGCTGCCCGCGCCACCCCCCGCCGGGGCGTCCCGGCCGCCGGTACCGGCCGCCGCCGGGGACGCGGTGACGCCCGCCGCGCTGTTCCCCGGCTCCCCCGGCGCGGAGATCTTCGAGGCGCTGCGCGACGTCCGCGCCCGGGTGGACTTCACCCCGGGCCGGCCGGACCTCGCGGCCTTCCCCCGCGCGTCCTGGCTGCGGGCCGAACGGGCCGTGCTGGCCGAGCTGTCGGCTGAGCACCTGGGCTACGGCGATCCCCGCGGCGCCCCGCAGCTGCGCCGGGCCGTCGCCGGCTGGCTGGCGCGCGGCCGGGGCATCCGGGTCGGGCCGGAGGAGGTGCTGATCGTGGCCGGCACCGCGCAGGCGCTCACCCTGCTCAACCCGGTCCTGCTGGCGGACGGCATCGACCGGGTCGCGGTGGAGGACCCCGGCTCGCTCGGCACCCGGCAGCACCTGCTCCACGGCGGCCTGGCCACCCCACCGGTGCCGGTGGACGAGGACGGGGTACGGGTGGGCGAACTGCGCCGCACCGGCGCCCGCGCGGCACTGCTCACGCCCGCCCACCAGTTCCCCACCGGCGTGGTGACCAGCGGCGGGCGCCGCCGGGAACTGCTGCGCTGGGCCGGGGACGGCGGCCTGATCGTGGAGGACGACTACGACGCGGAGCACCGCTACGACCGGCCGCCGGTGCCCGCGCTGCGCGCCCTGCTGGCCGACCGGGTGTGCTACGCGGGCAGTGTGTCGAAGCTGCTGGCGCCCGCGCTGCGGATCGGCTGGCTGGTGCCGCCGCCCCGGTACCGCGACGCGCTGGTGGAGGCCAAGCGCTTCACCGACCTGGGCAACGCGGTGCTGCCCCAGCTGGTGCTGGCCCGGCTGATGGACTCCGGTGAACTGGAGCGGCACCTGCGGCAGCTGCGGGCCCGCCACCGGCGGCGGCGGGACGCGATGATCGGCGCCATCGCCGAGCACCTGCCGGGCGCGGTGGTGCACGGCGCCGCGGCCGGCCTGCACCTGACGGTCACCTACCCGCCCGAGGTGCCCGACACCGCGCTGGCCGCCGCCGCGCTGGCCCGGGGGGTGAAGTGCCAGCCGCTGTCCTGGCACCGGCAGCTCCCCGGCCGGCCGGGGCTCGTCCTGGGGTACGCCGC
It contains:
- a CDS encoding alpha/beta hydrolase family protein, which encodes MTTTPFTNRKGMTRRGVLGAALGAGTVLPIAAVAGPARADSGTPAAERLTLPAPTGPHQVGTVQLHLVDRSRPDGIAGPGHFRELMATVWYPARNTRRYPVAPWMPAGALRAFLTDAGLGELAALGPLTAGHVGAPVRRSGRRLPVVVFSHGAHSHQGDHTVMVQELASHGYAVVTVAHQYDTYTEYPDGRIAVPADDEQAPTLPGDYAADLRFVLDCVEQLAAGRNPDAGHRELPAGLLGSLDPRRMGAFGWSKGGTATAAAMLADERIRAGLSLDGPMQMRPPLTGDLHRPFMLMSAEFTRATDPAVAAFWSHLRGRRLDILAQGAAHLSYGDNEALFPQVAELLGWSRQQLQDVIGTLDPVQAVRIQQAYPLAFFNQHLRHRREHLLDGPSPAFPAVTFLP
- a CDS encoding GNAT family N-acetyltransferase; the protein is MPQQDQEHVVVRRADRPGDWGWVVMAHGESYHRQFGWNRDFEALVATIVAGYGARHDPDREAAWIAESGGRRVGCVFLVAGDRPGTAKLRLLLVTPEGRGSGLGTRLVAECLSFARAAGYERVTLWTNDVLVAARTIYQSFGFTLADEERHHSFGHDLVGQNWTLDLRTHAAPRDG
- a CDS encoding TetR/AcrR family transcriptional regulator, translating into MSQEAPTPSARRTELLEAAYRYALTHGLSDLSLRPLAEAIGSSPRVLLFLFGSKDGLLRALLARARAEEVALVDRARRPGRPAGLVPAVEEVWAWLAAKEHRPLLRLWAEAYARSLVQPEGTWAGFARATVEDWLGVLADCQPPAERDGEDGAARRTLALAVLRGALLDLLATDDEKRVTAAVERQLALLRAGTGGG
- a CDS encoding VOC family protein codes for the protein MSAIRKFQVTFDCAEPERLARFRCEVLGYVVPPPPEGFATWDGYRRSRPPERRDSWFACIDPSGVGPRLYFRRVPEGKAAKNWVHLDVRVGTGLVGEERLAALEAECARLVALGAVHVRTLYDGHDACIPMLDIEGNEFCVD
- the pdxR gene encoding MocR-like pyridoxine biosynthesis transcription factor PdxR; translated protein: MGPVDEGEKGTGGAAEGPGRGSDFLQLDIGDAPAGGKAEWLARRLRQAIADGRLAVDSRLPPTRVLAAELRVSRGVVTEAYRRLAEDGHVQGRRRGGTVVVAAPSPLPAPPPAGASRPPVPAAAGDAVTPAALFPGSPGAEIFEALRDVRARVDFTPGRPDLAAFPRASWLRAERAVLAELSAEHLGYGDPRGAPQLRRAVAGWLARGRGIRVGPEEVLIVAGTAQALTLLNPVLLADGIDRVAVEDPGSLGTRQHLLHGGLATPPVPVDEDGVRVGELRRTGARAALLTPAHQFPTGVVTSGGRRRELLRWAGDGGLIVEDDYDAEHRYDRPPVPALRALLADRVCYAGSVSKLLAPALRIGWLVPPPRYRDALVEAKRFTDLGNAVLPQLVLARLMDSGELERHLRQLRARHRRRRDAMIGAIAEHLPGAVVHGAAAGLHLTVTYPPEVPDTALAAAALARGVKCQPLSWHRQLPGRPGLVLGYAATPAGAIAEGVAALGAALRELA